Genomic window (Desulfovibrio sp. UIB00):
GGAAGCGGCGTGGCCTTCATCTGGATCATATTTGTGCGCAGATCGTTTTCAATGTTCTGCTGGCATTCGCAGCAGCGGGTCGCCCCTGGTGCGGCCATGAGGCGGGCTAGGGGAATCTCTTCGCCGCATTCTTCGCAGCGGCGGGGGCCGCCGTGCCGCAGGAGCGCCACAAGGCTCTGGAGTTCACGAATGCGCTGGGAGCTGCGGCGGGCGCTGCAATGGGCTATGTGGGCCGCCTCAAGGTGGCTGGCTGCGTCCAGTTCGTCCGCGCAGTGCTGAGCCTGAAAAACATCGCGCAGCAGGGTGAGACGGTGCATTTCTTCGTTCAGTTCGCCCTGAAGACGCTGCAAAGTGTGCAAATTGTCCATGTCTGCCTCCTCCGGAGAATTTCCGATGGTTGAACTGTTGCTCTTGGGGCATCATGAATGTGCTGGTTTGCGTTATGGTGACGCCCATGTGAACTTGTGCGTCATGTTGGCGGCAAAGTGGTGGAGGCGGAGGCTGTGCTTTCTGAACAGATGCAGCTCAAGGGAAGATTTGTTGACAGGGGGGTGTTTGTGCAATAATTTTCTCATGCATATAATTTATCATCACGATGTAGCCAAGGAGGAAGTTGTGTCCGAATATAGAAAGCCCTCAACATTAGAGCGGTTTATCCCTATTGTGGACTTTCTGGGCGCTTTTTTGGGTGCGGACTGTGAAGTTGTGCTGCACGATGCCACCAGGCCGGACAGCTCCGTGCTTGCGATAGCCAAC
Coding sequences:
- a CDS encoding TraR/DksA C4-type zinc finger protein, giving the protein MDNLHTLQRLQGELNEEMHRLTLLRDVFQAQHCADELDAASHLEAAHIAHCSARRSSQRIRELQSLVALLRHGGPRRCEECGEEIPLARLMAAPGATRCCECQQNIENDLRTNMIQMKATPLPQEVCAEYC